One part of the Vicia villosa cultivar HV-30 ecotype Madison, WI linkage group LG6, Vvil1.0, whole genome shotgun sequence genome encodes these proteins:
- the LOC131609639 gene encoding F-box/kelch-repeat protein At3g23880-like translates to MIRESLILIEYRVMFPSPPPPFLTDDLIAEVLSFHDVKSIMRLRCVCKFWNTIIFDPTFVNLHLKKSAKQNPHVLLITNHRKYYERDVEHGVIPYSISSLLENPSSALSVDSYYLLQDKECSDIVGSCNGLICLSGETVTTDYYDYWFRLWNPATRIISPKFGFLRLFYNRPDCTSSADDGYYRFNFGCDNSTSTYKLVASRYNKRELRSDARILSLGDDVWRDIESFPADPLYLDSSYEACGEVGVYFKSTINWMAYQNNFLYDDCDNIKDISVEQFVVVSLHLRTETYNQYLLPPDFDEVPYVAPVIGVLGDCLSFSYCYKETYFIIWQMKKFGVQDSWTQFLKIGYLNLQIEYDYSNEDIKYYFKLVPLFLSKDGDTLVLKSFPEYQEILFNWRNDEVERTKIIARKAVTDDQTVDSVSCSGGSYFESLVSVFWNN, encoded by the exons ATGATTCGAGAATCCTTAATCCTTATAGAATATAGAGTCATGTTTCCATCACCGCCGCCACCGTTCTTAACCGACGATCTCATCGCCGAGGTATTATCCTTTCACGATGTGAAATCTATTATGCGATTGAGATGTGTTTGTAAGTTTTGGAACACTATCATTTTCGATCCCACTTTTGTGAATTTGCATCTCAAGAAATCAGCAAAGCAAAATCCTCACGTCTTACTCATCACCAATCATAGGAAGTATTATGAAAGAGATGTCGAGCATGGTGTAATTCCCTACTCTATAAGCAGCTTACTCGAGAATCCTTCGTCCGCACTTTCTGTCGACTCTTACTACTTGTTGCAAGACAAAGAATGCTCCGATATAGTTGGTTCCTGCAATGGATTGATCTGTTTGAGTGGTGAAACTGTCACAACGGACTATTATGATTACTGGTTCCGATTATGGAACCCAGCCACCAGGATAATATCTCCAAAATTTGGATTCTTACGCTTATTTTACAATCGTCCCGACTGCACATCCTCTGCTGATGATGGCTATTACAGATTCAATTTTGGTTGTGATAATTCTACATCCACTTATAAGTTAGTGGCCTCACGTTACAACAAACGTGAACTGAGAAGCGATGCCAGAATTCTAAGTTTGGGTGATGATGTTTGGAGAGATATAGAAAGTTTCCCGGCTGATCCTTTGTATTTGGACTCATCTTATGAAGCTTGTGGTGAAGTTGGTGTGTATTTCAAAAGCACTATTAACTGGATGgcttatcaaaataattttttgtatGATGATTGTGACAATATTAAGGATATTAGTGTTGAACAATTTGTTGTTGTTTCGCTTCATTTGAGGACCGAGACATACAATCAATACTTATTGCCTCCCGATTTTGATGAAGTTCCATATGTGGCTCCAGTTATTGGTGTGTTGGGAGACtgtctttctttttcttattgttATAAAGAAACCTACTTTATTATATGGCAGATGAAGAAATTTGGGGTTCAAGATTCCTGGACTCAATTTCTTAAAATTGGTTATCTCAATCTTCAAATTGAATATGACTATAGTAACGAAGATataaagtattattttaaatTGGTTCCGTTGTTTCTTTCTAAGGATGGTGATACACTTGTACTTAAAAGTTTTCCAGAATATCAAGAAATCCTCTTTAATTGGAGGAATGATGAAGTAGAGCGAACAAAAATTATTGCAAGAAAAGCGGTTACTGATGATCAAACTGTTGATTCTGTCTCATGCTCGGGCGGTAGCTATTTTGAAAGCTTAGTTTCAGTGTTTTGGAAT AATTAG
- the LOC131609640 gene encoding protochlorophyllide-dependent translocon component 52, chloroplastic-like: MEAMLAFSVTSLHIPTPLETPTPFKKSIFLNSQSHSTLPLFTRNTSKFKLFTALSPSPLTDTSTNLPVDDELEDETGSEKFDWYSQWYPLMPICDLDKRAPHGKKVMGIDVVIWWDRNEDAWQVFDDACPHRLAPLSEGRIDQWGRLQCVYHGWCFNGSGDCKFIPQAPSDGPPIHTSKKACVAAYPSIVQNDILWFWPNTDPQYKDIITRKKLHVPKLNN, translated from the exons ATGGAAGCTATGTTAGCTTTCTCTGTCACTTCACTTCACATCCCAACACCTCTAGAAACTCCAACCCCATTCAAAAAATCCATCTTCCTCAACTCACAATCCCATTCAACACTTCCATTGTTTACTAGAAACACTTCAAAATTCAAGCTTTTCACTGCCTTATCACCTTCTCCATTAACCGATACTAGCACTAACCTTCCAGTGGATGATGAGCTAGAAGATGAAACAGGTTCGGAGAAATTCGATTGGTACTCACAGTGGTACCCTTTGATGCCAATTTGTGATCTTGACAAAAGGGCACCTCATGGGAAGAAGGTTATGGGGATTGACGTGGTTATATGGTGGGATAGGAATGAAGATGCATGGCAAGTGTTTGATGATGCTTGTCCTCATAGATTGGCACCTTTGTCTGAAGGGAGGATTGATCAATGGGGTAGGTTGCAGTGTGTGTATCATGGTTGGTGTTTTAATGGATCAGGTGATTGTAAGTTCATTCCTCAGGCACCTTCTGATGGACCTCCG ATTCATACATCCAAAAAAGCGTGTGTTGCTGCGTACCCAAGCATTGTGCAGAATGATATCTTGTGGTTTTGGCCAAATACTGATCCTCAATATAAAGATATTATTACAAGAAAAAAACTACACGTTCCTAAATTGAATAATTAG
- the LOC131614371 gene encoding F-box/kelch-repeat protein At3g23880-like: MERFVATQNLVNEEFRKQNLNNNKTHIVVKSLKTRNKGMETQISLLAQTPLCPFPERHADVVTASREKQIENPKEMLSLLNVKPILRFRCVNKYWDTLITDPIFVNLHLKKSAKRNTHFLLITQHVTDIPCVSSNGSDDRYVRDYGVIPYSVSTLLDNPSFTLSVDEKYLVQPKGCSNIVGSCNGLICLVARPVTRQYYEYSFRLWNPATRMTSPKFGFLRLFHNTSVFPSSYDGHYNFLFGYDNSTDTYKVVASRYNTRERSSDVRILSMGDKVWRDIESFPVVPLHFGAGSELSVNNCGVYFKSSINWLAIQNKLWYHRMDIKNITVKQFVIVSLDLGTETYRLYLPPSGFDQVPPYEPNVGVLGDCLSFSYCHNETHLIIWQMKKFGIQDSWTQFLKISYHNLQIRYDYSDEYMKYHFNIVPSFLSKNDDTLILHCNQEISQAILYNWRNNTVVRAKITARKTITDDSSLNDALCAADYFESLVSVF; the protein is encoded by the exons ATGGAGAGATTTGTGGCAACACAAAATCTCGTGAATGAAGAATTTAGAAAGCAAAATCTCAATAACAATAAAACTCACATTGTGGTCAAGTCCCTCAAGACTAGAAACAAGGGAATGGAAACTCAAATCTCTCTGCTTGCACAGACACCTCTATGCCCCTTCCCTGAGAGACATGCGGATGTTGTAACGGCCAGCAGAGAAAAACAAATCGAAAATcctaaggaga tgTTATCCCTTCTCAATGTAAAACCTATTCTTCGATTCAGATGTGTTAACAAGTATTGGGATACTCTCATTACCGATCCCATCTTTGTGAATTTGCATCTCAAGAAATCAGCAAAACGAAATACTCACTTCTTACTCATCACCCAACATGTAACTGATATCCCTTGTGTGTCATCCAATGGCAGTGATGATAGATATGTGCGTGACTATGGTGTCATTCCCTACTCCGTAAGCACTTTACTCGACAATCCGTCTTTCACCCTTTCTGTCGATGAGAAATACCTGGTGCAACCCAAAGGATGCTCTAATATTGTTGGTTCCTGCAACGGATTGATCTGTTTGGTTGCTAGACCCGTCACCCGTCAGTATTATGAGTACTCTTTCCGACTATGGAATCCAGCCACCAGGATGACATCTCCTAAATTTGGGTTCTTACGCTTATTTCATAATACTTCTGTCTTCCCTTCCTCCTATGACGGCCATTACAATTTCCTCTTTGGTTATGATAATTCAACCGACACTTATAAGGTTGTGGCCTCGCGTTACAATACACGTGAACGGAGCAGTGATGTCAGAATTCTAAGTATGGGTGATAAAGTTTGGAGAGATATTGAAAGTTTCCCGGTTGTTCCTTTGCATTTTGGAGCTGGTTCAGAACTCTCTGTTAATAATTGTGGTGTGTATTTCAAGAGCAGTATTAACTGGCTGGCTATTCAAAATAAACTATGGTATCATCGTATGGATATTAAGAATATTACAGTAAAGCAGTTTGTTATTGTTTCACTTGATTTGGGAACGGAGACATATCGTCTATACCTACCGCCTAGTGGCTTTGATCAAGTGCCGCCTTATGAACCAAATGTTGGTGTCTTGGGGGACtgtctttctttttcttattgcCATAACGAAACCCATCTTATTATATGGCAGATGAAGAAATTTGGGATTCAAGATTCTTGGACTCAATTTCTTAAAATTAGTTATCACAATCTTCAAATTCGTTATGACTATAGTGACGAATATATGAAGTATCATTTTAATATTGTTCCGTCGTTTCTATCTAAAAACGATGATACACTGATACTTCATTGCAATCAGGAGATATCCCAAGCTATTCTCTATAATTGGAGAAATAACACAGTGGTGCGAGCAAAAATTACTGCAAGAAAAACAATCACGGATGATAGTAGTCTCAATGATGCGTTGTGCGCCGCCGACTATTTTGAAAGCTTAGTTTCAGTTTTTTGA
- the LOC131612110 gene encoding F-box/kelch-repeat protein At3g23880-like, translating into MSSSSPLFISNDLIAEVLSLLKVKSVVRFRCVSKNWDTLISDPSFVKLHLKKSAKLNPHFLLITEHRTFIPGESPYECEYECCVIPYSISSLLENPSFDLSVDSYDMVQHKECSKTIGSCNGLVCLIGESNIREYKEYWFRLWNPATRTTSPKFGFLRYPANDHFDFTFGYDKSTGNYKIFASPSRYVFRKRRSEVKILCLGDDVWRDIQTFPVEPLYYSHTGVSFKGTFNWLAIRNTTFYNCNSYKDLTVDQFLIVSLELRTETYNQYLLPPEFDEVPPRPPVICVLGDCLSFSYCSKETHFIIWQMKKFGVQDSWSQFLKIGYHNLQIEYDYSDEYLKFYFELVPLFLSKDGDTLVLTESPQYKEFLYNWRNDQVVRTKITASKTTTTTTGETSNLVLCSANGYFESLVSVFGVIRRIAKT; encoded by the exons ATGTCTTCATCATCTCCCCTGTTCATCTCTAACGATCTGATTGCTGAGGTATTATCTCTTCTTAAAGTGAAATCTGTTGTTCGATTCAGATGTGTTAGCAAGAATTGGGATACTCTCATTTCCGATCCCAGTTTTGTGAAATTGCATCTCAAGAAATCAGCAAAACTAAATCCTCACTTCTTACTCATCACTGAACATAGAACATTTATCCCAGGTGAGTCCCCCTATGAATGTGAGTATGAATGCTGTGTCATTCCCTACTCTATAAGCAGCCTACTCGAGAATCCCTCGTTCGACCTTTCCGTCGACTCTTACGACATGGTGCAACACAAAGAGTGCTCTAAAACGATTGGTTCCTGCAATGGGTTGGTCTGTTTAATTGGTGAATCTAACATCCGTGAGTATAAAGAGTACTGGTTCCGGTTATGGAACCCAGCCACCAGGACGACATCGCCAAAATTTGGATTCTTACGCTACCCTGCTAATGACCATTTCGATTTTACCTTTGGTTATGACAAATCTACAGGCAATTATAAGATATTTGCCTCACCCTCACGTTACGTTTTTCGTAAAAGGAGAAGCGAGGTCAAAATTCTATGTTTGGGTGATGATGTTTGGAGAGATATTCAAACTTTCCCTGTTGAGCCCTTGTACTATTCTCACACTGGGGTGTCTTTCAAAGGCACTTTTAACTGGTTGGCCATTCGTAATACAACTTTCTATAACTGTAATAGTTATAAGGATCTTACTGTTGATCAATTTTTGATTGTTTCGCTTGAATTGAGGACAGAGACATACAATCAGTACTTATTACCTCCTGAATTCGATGAAGTTCCACCTAGACCTCCAGTTATTTGTGTGTTGGGGGACtgtctttctttttcttattgttCTAAAGAAACCCATTTTATTATATGGCAGATGAAGAAATTTGGGGTTCAAGATTCTTGGTCTCAATTTCTTAAAATTGGTTATCACAATCTTCAAATTGAATATGACTATAGTGACGAATatttaaagttttattttgaattggTTCCATTGTTTCTTTCTAAGGATGGTGATACACTTGTACTTACAGAAAGTCCACAATACAAAGAATTTCTCTATAATTGGAGGAATGATCAAGTAGTGCGAACAAAAATTACTGCAAGTAAAACAACTACTACTACTACCGGTGAAACTTCGAATTTGGTCTTATGCTCAGCCAATGGCTATTTTGAAAGCTTAGTTTCAGTTTTTGGAGT AATTAGGAGAATCGCCAAGACCTAA